The stretch of DNA CTGAAATTTCTGATGAATACTGCCTCGGCGACCGGGGCGGAGATCGCAGAACAGATCAAGCTGCCGCAAAAAATGATCGACCCTGTCCTACGGCGTCTCAAGGATGAACAGCAACTCGTCTATAAAGGGATGGGCTCGCTGAATGATTACATTCACGAGATCACCGAAATTGGGGCTGTCCGCGCGCGACGTTTCTCGGAGAAAAACACACATTTTGGATCCGCGCCGGTTTCGATCAAGGATTACATTGCGGCCATCGAAGCGCAATCCATCGATAAAGATAAACCGACGGTTGCCAAACTGCAGGCAGCGTTTGCGGGATTGACGATGTGCGACGATTTGATGCGCCGCGTCGGACGGGCGATCCATTCCGGACGAGGCCTATTCCTTTACGGAAGTCCCGGGAATGGCAAGACTAGTATTGCCGAACGGATTACCGGTGCATTCGGGGAACATATTTGGATCCCCCGCATCCTGAACATGTATGGTGAAATCGTACGGTTGTTCGATCCCAGCAGCCATGAGGAATTGCCACTCAGTTCCAACAACGGATTGGAAAACGGTATTAAAGTCGACCGGCGATGGATCAAAATTCGACGGCCGACGATCATCGTGGGTGGCGAATTGACGATGGACAATCTGGAGATGACCAAAAACCGCGATTCGGGAATCAGCGAAGCGCCGGTACAACTCAAAAGCAATTGCGGCACATTGCTGATCGACGATTTCGGTCGGCAACGCATGAGCGTCGCTGAGTTGCTGAATCGTTGGATTGTTCCGCTAGAAAAACGGTATGACATTTTGAGCATGGCCAGCGGCCGCAAGGTGCGTGTCCCTTTTGACCAGATGATTGTGTTTTCGACCAACCTGGATCCGTCGGATCTGGTCGACGAAGCCTTCTTGCGGCGCATTCCGTATAAAATCGAAGCGAAGGATCCCACCGAATCGCAGTTCCGCGAACTGTTCGCAGAGCAGGCAGCGACGTGGAACATTGAACTGCCCGCCGGTGCCCTCGAACATCTGATTGAGCAGCACTACAAATCGCCGCGCCGCAACATGCGATTTTGCCATCCCCGCGACATCCTGCAACAGGTCCGCAATCTGTGTGAGTTTGAAGGACAGCCACGGATCGCCGACATTTCCGCCCTGGATGCCGCTGTGGAAACCTATTTCGGAATCATGTACGGAACCGAAGATTGGGTTTGAGTCGCCCCCTGCTCTGCTTGCTGTGAGCGGGGTTCTCATCCCGGCAATGGTGGACTGGTTTCCCGGCTGCGAATCGTCGGTCGATGAGGTGTATTATCACAAATACTTTGTGTCCTCTACGGTTCTGCTGACTTCGCATTCTGTCTTGGCCGCCCGTATTTCGTCCATTAAGGCACGGTTGAGGGCGTTTCTAGCAGGCAATCTCGACAGTTGACTGGCGACATTTCTCGAAATCCTCGTTGATTGCCGCTGAGCAGATGCGTAGAGTGCTTATTATGAATGGGCCAACGCAACGTGCTCCAATCGGTTTCGATTCTTCGTCCGCGAATCAGCGGATCGCCTCTCCCCCGCCTGGGCGACCGAAGTCCCGGCGGACGGCGCCCAAATTGAAACCCCTTGCTGACGAATCCGGCGACAGCAATCGCCCTGCCTCGTGGCCCTTTCGCAACTTGGGTGATGCCCCGGGATGGGTCTGTAGCCTGTTAATTCATGCTGCTCTGCTGATTATTCTCGCACTGATCACCGTCACGCATCAGTTTCGTGATCGCTTGCCGGAGATTTTGGCTGTTCTCGGCGAACGCGAACGAGCGCCGGTAGCGGAAGAGTTAGAGACGACCTTCCAGCCCATTGAGATGCCTGCTTCGGACAGTTCTCTGGAATCGTTTGATGCGCAGGATATGGTGTCGAGCTTGTCGGTGCCGCTGCCGCTGGAGGAAACGCCTCAAGAGCCGATCCAAGTGTCGAAGAAGACCGATTTAATTTCGCTGGAATCGATCCCAACGGTCGGGTCGCCGGAGTTATCAGGCCGGACGGGTGCCGGAAAAGCTGCACTCATTGCGAGAGAGGGCGGGACGCCGGAAAGTGAAGCCGCCGTCGCGCTGGGATTGCAATGGCTGGCCAACCACCAAAATCGCAACGGCAGTTGGAGTTTTAATCACACAACCCGGCAATGCCGTGGTCAATGCAGCCACCCCGGCTCACTCAACAACTGCACGACCGGCGCGACCGGTTTGGCGTTGTTATGTTTTTTGGGTGCTGGACATTCGGACCAATCGGGGGAATACAAAAGAACCGTATATCGCGGGTTGAAATACCTGCTGTCGCAGATGAAATCCTCGAAACGTGACACGGGCAATCTGATGGGGCGCACCGCCCGCCGCGGTCGGCGTGGAGGTAATGAAGGAATGTATGCGCAGGGCATCGCCACGTTGGCACTTTGCGAAGCGTATAATTTGGGCC from Symmachiella dynata encodes:
- a CDS encoding AAA family ATPase; this encodes MVSSDMSTESLLASLFAEKGVPQSPAPDAVTAASTIDSEFIPEEPTTFEEADLREAEVEALILKFLMNTASATGAEIAEQIKLPQKMIDPVLRRLKDEQQLVYKGMGSLNDYIHEITEIGAVRARRFSEKNTHFGSAPVSIKDYIAAIEAQSIDKDKPTVAKLQAAFAGLTMCDDLMRRVGRAIHSGRGLFLYGSPGNGKTSIAERITGAFGEHIWIPRILNMYGEIVRLFDPSSHEELPLSSNNGLENGIKVDRRWIKIRRPTIIVGGELTMDNLEMTKNRDSGISEAPVQLKSNCGTLLIDDFGRQRMSVAELLNRWIVPLEKRYDILSMASGRKVRVPFDQMIVFSTNLDPSDLVDEAFLRRIPYKIEAKDPTESQFRELFAEQAATWNIELPAGALEHLIEQHYKSPRRNMRFCHPRDILQQVRNLCEFEGQPRIADISALDAAVETYFGIMYGTEDWV
- a CDS encoding prenyltransferase/squalene oxidase repeat-containing protein — encoded protein: MKPLADESGDSNRPASWPFRNLGDAPGWVCSLLIHAALLIILALITVTHQFRDRLPEILAVLGERERAPVAEELETTFQPIEMPASDSSLESFDAQDMVSSLSVPLPLEETPQEPIQVSKKTDLISLESIPTVGSPELSGRTGAGKAALIAREGGTPESEAAVALGLQWLANHQNRNGSWSFNHTTRQCRGQCSHPGSLNNCTTGATGLALLCFLGAGHSDQSGEYKRTVYRGLKYLLSQMKSSKRDTGNLMGRTARRGRRGGNEGMYAQGIATLALCEAYNLGHSKFLRKPTQDALNFIVRAQDSSGGGWRYNPGDPGDTSVVGWQVMALYSGRIAEMDVPQQTFDGAWAFLDSVQSDEGVGYGYRRPGATPTLSAVGLLSRMYLGKQHGWDPTNPVVKLGANRLSVLGPSAKDMYYNYYATQFMYQVGGDTWISWNNELRDQLVAKQDKKGHAAGSWLPTCRHGSRPGGRLYMTAMSILTLEVYYRHLPIYARSGDVPADGGDRPIDF